A region of Moorena producens PAL-8-15-08-1 DNA encodes the following proteins:
- a CDS encoding sugar porter family MFS transporter, whose translation MINDQQQYHISFVVLISAVAAIGGFLFGFDSAVINGTITALQKAFHSTSVGTGFSVSSMLLGSAVGAFYAGQMADWYGRRKVMLMTAALFTISAIGSGIAIGIWDFVVYRLVGGIAVGAASVISPAYIAEVSPAHLRGRLGSLQQLAIVIGIFIAFVSNYIIGMVTGSAEAPLWFSIPAWRWMFWMEVIPAIVYGVGAWLIPESPRFLVSIGRLTKAAAVFAKIESGDVQAKVLEIQQTVLKERKPKLSDLIGKNGMLLPIVWVGMGLSLFQQFVGINVVFYYGNVLWQEVGFSEGDSLLINVITGAINLLTTLLAIAYIDKFGRKPLLLIGSIGMTLTLGIMAFIFTFAHLDSAGELILTHFQGIVALFAANLYVFCFGFSWGPVVWVMLGEMFNNQIRGSALSVGASTQWMANFFITITFPILLTRFGLGTAYGLYTIAAAISFFLVVFAVRETKGKELEAM comes from the coding sequence TTGTAGTCCTGATTTCCGCAGTGGCTGCGATTGGTGGTTTTTTATTCGGTTTCGACAGTGCAGTGATCAATGGCACCATTACAGCACTGCAAAAAGCCTTTCACTCCACTAGCGTCGGGACGGGATTTTCAGTATCTTCGATGCTGCTAGGTTCTGCAGTTGGGGCGTTTTACGCTGGACAGATGGCGGATTGGTATGGCCGTAGAAAGGTGATGCTGATGACTGCTGCTTTATTTACTATCAGTGCCATTGGCTCTGGTATAGCAATCGGTATCTGGGATTTTGTAGTCTATCGACTGGTAGGTGGCATTGCTGTGGGTGCCGCTAGTGTAATTAGTCCAGCTTACATCGCAGAGGTTTCTCCAGCTCACCTACGGGGAAGGTTAGGTTCTCTGCAGCAATTGGCCATTGTTATTGGTATTTTTATTGCTTTTGTCAGCAACTACATAATTGGTATGGTTACCGGTTCAGCAGAAGCACCACTTTGGTTTTCTATACCGGCTTGGCGCTGGATGTTCTGGATGGAGGTGATTCCAGCAATTGTTTATGGGGTCGGGGCTTGGTTAATTCCTGAATCTCCCCGCTTTCTGGTATCTATTGGCCGATTGACAAAAGCTGCTGCTGTTTTCGCCAAGATAGAGAGTGGTGATGTCCAAGCCAAGGTCTTGGAAATTCAGCAAACAGTTCTCAAGGAGCGCAAGCCTAAACTCTCTGATCTGATTGGTAAAAATGGTATGCTGCTTCCCATTGTCTGGGTGGGCATGGGATTATCTCTATTTCAACAGTTTGTGGGAATTAATGTAGTATTCTACTATGGTAATGTGTTATGGCAAGAGGTAGGGTTTTCAGAAGGGGATTCCCTGCTAATTAATGTTATTACTGGCGCTATTAATCTTCTTACTACCCTTTTAGCGATCGCATACATCGACAAGTTTGGACGCAAACCCCTTCTGCTGATCGGGTCTATTGGGATGACCTTGACCTTGGGGATAATGGCATTTATTTTCACTTTCGCCCACTTGGATAGCGCTGGTGAATTGATTCTGACTCACTTTCAAGGGATTGTCGCCCTCTTCGCCGCTAACCTCTATGTGTTCTGCTTTGGCTTTTCCTGGGGACCAGTGGTCTGGGTGATGCTAGGGGAAATGTTCAACAACCAGATTCGAGGGTCTGCACTGTCTGTTGGTGCTTCAACTCAATGGATGGCCAATTTTTTCATTACCATCACCTTCCCCATTCTCCTGACTAGATTTGGTTTAGGTACTGCTTATGGTCTTTATACCATTGCTGCTGCTATCTCCTTTTTCTTAGTTGTTTTCGCAGTTCGGGAAACCAAAGGTAAGGAACTTGAAGCAATGTGA
- a CDS encoding M48 family metallopeptidase: MKRFGNLLLILSGILMAGEASTALAESPKIGKSEPIQHRSEPKTISHLGATEVSDMSEYTEVPRLGDISQTEAPTTDAPTETSDTGIPIPINPIDIEVPLPDNSTEDTKQQDTVDRELPETETSTTTVPTIDSDTKDTATPDTETPDTETADTETADTEVEKEETTTAVDAKENDLEAEAEELSPEELAKQQKLIEADRLYLSGDIIGAEQLYREAKNPFDNPEPVQKLPKPIYETTQLSPAGGVYWRNYESGLEKNLESKILIPLKFLVEQQPEFIPGHIRYAQALKDYERLDEALVVLTQAKNLYPHEPELIKVTMAMLADSENWFEASLVAREFALFNTEHPQSEEFLQLADQHLDRHISHLRNEITGNTIMNVITGTLGYVFTGNLFGPLSAIESTVLMLQGESGIGKRIAKQAQKQLPMLEDEEVLEYVREMGNELTKVTGRDEFNYEFYVVMDDQLNAFALPGGKIFINAGAILKTKSEAELAGLLAHELSHAVLSHGFQLVTQGNLTANIAQFIPYGGTAANLIVLNYSRNMERQADDLGTKILAASGYAADGLRNLMITLHDQGGPKPLFPWLSTHPETKERINNLEAIIDNNGYNRYTYEGVEKHLEIQKRVAQLLKEYEEKQKEEEEGKQEGKQEDEQQQTQDKEQELKPENEQEQTQQE; the protein is encoded by the coding sequence CTAAAACAATCTCACATTTAGGGGCTACTGAGGTTTCTGACATGTCAGAGTATACTGAAGTTCCTAGGTTAGGGGATATATCTCAAACTGAAGCACCGACTACCGATGCCCCTACGGAAACTTCCGATACTGGTATACCTATACCTATAAATCCTATAGATATAGAAGTGCCATTACCGGATAATTCCACTGAAGACACTAAGCAGCAAGATACCGTAGATAGGGAGCTTCCAGAAACAGAAACTTCTACGACAACTGTACCTACAATAGACTCAGATACCAAAGATACAGCAACTCCAGATACAGAAACTCCAGATACAGAAACTGCGGATACAGAAACTGCGGATACAGAGGTAGAGAAAGAAGAAACCACAACGGCTGTTGACGCTAAGGAAAACGACCTGGAAGCAGAAGCTGAAGAACTCAGCCCAGAAGAACTGGCAAAACAGCAGAAACTGATTGAAGCCGATAGACTTTATCTAAGTGGAGATATAATTGGTGCTGAACAACTATATCGTGAAGCAAAGAATCCTTTTGATAATCCAGAACCAGTTCAAAAACTACCGAAGCCAATTTACGAAACCACTCAACTCTCTCCCGCTGGTGGAGTGTATTGGCGTAACTATGAGTCAGGGTTAGAAAAGAATTTAGAAAGTAAAATTCTGATTCCCCTCAAGTTTTTAGTAGAGCAGCAACCAGAATTTATTCCCGGTCATATACGCTACGCTCAAGCTCTAAAAGATTATGAGCGGCTTGATGAAGCCTTAGTAGTTTTAACGCAAGCTAAAAATCTATATCCCCATGAGCCGGAATTAATCAAGGTAACCATGGCAATGCTAGCAGACTCAGAAAATTGGTTTGAAGCATCTCTGGTAGCTCGTGAATTTGCCCTGTTTAATACTGAGCATCCTCAATCGGAAGAGTTTCTTCAGCTCGCTGATCAGCATCTAGACCGCCACATTTCCCATCTCCGGAATGAAATTACCGGTAATACAATAATGAATGTGATCACTGGGACATTAGGTTATGTCTTTACTGGTAATCTCTTTGGTCCCCTGTCGGCAATAGAGTCAACTGTATTAATGCTTCAGGGAGAATCAGGCATTGGGAAAAGAATTGCTAAGCAAGCACAAAAGCAATTACCGATGCTAGAAGACGAAGAAGTGCTGGAGTATGTGCGGGAAATGGGAAATGAACTTACCAAGGTAACAGGTCGCGATGAGTTTAACTACGAGTTTTATGTAGTTATGGATGACCAACTCAATGCTTTCGCTTTACCGGGAGGTAAAATATTTATCAACGCTGGCGCTATCCTAAAAACCAAGTCGGAAGCAGAATTAGCTGGTTTACTGGCTCACGAACTATCCCATGCTGTGTTATCCCACGGTTTCCAGTTAGTCACTCAAGGTAATTTGACTGCTAACATTGCCCAATTTATTCCCTATGGTGGCACTGCTGCTAATTTAATTGTACTTAACTATAGCCGGAATATGGAACGTCAGGCTGATGATTTAGGAACTAAAATTCTTGCGGCTAGTGGCTATGCAGCAGATGGATTGCGCAATTTGATGATTACCCTGCATGATCAAGGTGGACCAAAACCATTATTTCCTTGGCTTTCAACTCACCCAGAGACTAAAGAACGGATTAATAATTTGGAAGCTATAATCGACAATAATGGTTACAACCGTTATACCTATGAAGGTGTAGAAAAGCACCTAGAGATTCAGAAGCGAGTTGCTCAACTCCTGAAAGAATATGAGGAAAAACAGAAGGAAGAAGAGGAGGGAAAACAGGAGGGAAAACAAGAAGATGAGCAGCAGCAAACACAGGATAAAGAACAGGAGCTAAAACCAGAAAATGAGCAGGAGCAAACACAGCAGGAGTAA